The following proteins are encoded in a genomic region of Triticum dicoccoides isolate Atlit2015 ecotype Zavitan chromosome 1B, WEW_v2.0, whole genome shotgun sequence:
- the LOC119335876 gene encoding probable glutathione S-transferase GSTU6 yields MAGDGELKLLGVWTSPFVIRVRVVLNLKSLPYEYVEENLGSKSALLLGSNPVHQSVPVLLHGGRPVNESQVIVQYIDEVWAGAGPSVLPADPYERATARFWAAYVDDKVGSAWTGMLFSCKTEEERAEAVSRAVAALETLEGAFAECSKGKAFFGGDAIGFVDVVLGGYLGWFGAIDKIIGRRLIDPARTPLLARWEEQFRAADAAKGVVPDDADKMLEFLPTVLAWVAAKAK; encoded by the coding sequence ATGGCGGGAGACGGCGAGCTGAAGCTGCTGGGCGTGTGGACGAGCCCGTTCGTCATCAGGGTGCGCGTGGTGCTCAACCTCAAGTCTCTGCCGTACGAGTACGTGGAGGAGAACCTGGGCAGCAAGAGCGCGCTCCTCCTGGGCTCCAACCCGGTGCACCAGAGCGTGCCCGTCCTCCTCCACGGCGGCCGCCCCGTGAACGAGTCCCAGGTCATCGTGCAGTACATCGACGAGGTCTGGGCGGGGGCCGGCCCGTCCGTGCTCCCGGCCGACCCCTACGAGCGCGCCACGGCGCGCTTCTGGGCGGCGTACGTCGACGACAAGGTCGGGTCGGCGTGGACGGGGATGCTCTTCTCGTGCAAgacggaggaggagagggcggAGGCCGTGTCCCGGGCCGTGGCGGCGCTGGAGACGCTGGAGGGCGCGTTCGCGGAGTGCTCCAAGGGGAAGGCGTTCTTCGGCGGCGACGCCATCGGGTTCGTCGACGTCGTGCTCGGCGGCTACCTCGGGTGGTTCGGGGCGATCGACAAGATCATCGGGCGCCGGCTGATCGACCcggcgaggacgccgctgctggccAGGTGGGAGGAGCAGTTCCGCGCGGCGGACGCGGCCAAGGGCGTCGTGCCGGACGACGCCGACAAGATGCTCGAGTTCTTGCCCACCGTGCTCGCTTGGGTCGCCGCCAAAGCGAAGTGA